The following are encoded together in the Mammaliicoccus vitulinus genome:
- a CDS encoding helix-turn-helix domain-containing protein, with protein sequence MKLGERVKQRRMDLKLSQQGLAKGIATQSQISKIEKNELQPGSQLLFNISRRLNCSMDFLYIGDELDTQLEQKLKVIERLLEDRDYDALIPIIDGNYLSNGSTDEIAASKWVRSIIAYYKHDEIEHSLQLIEEAYQLINSNMYVKLQVSICNTRAIFYYRQNENEKAKSSLEQGLDIAKRLNVEDNYQIKLLYTLSNIYSSEKAYDRCLAYAQTALDITIKSNQYMLYSELVYNIVNSRIEMNINNDSDKKQLEVALYLSEQSKKYNITILLRDLMKLL encoded by the coding sequence ATGAAATTAGGAGAACGTGTTAAACAAAGGAGAATGGATTTAAAGCTTTCTCAACAAGGGTTAGCCAAAGGAATCGCTACACAAAGTCAAATATCTAAAATTGAAAAGAACGAGTTACAACCAGGATCACAACTGCTTTTTAATATTTCTAGACGACTGAACTGTAGTATGGATTTCTTATATATAGGTGATGAATTAGATACACAATTAGAACAAAAATTAAAAGTAATAGAAAGATTATTAGAAGATCGTGATTATGATGCATTAATACCGATTATCGATGGTAATTATTTATCAAATGGATCTACTGATGAAATTGCAGCTTCTAAGTGGGTAAGATCAATTATCGCATATTATAAACATGATGAAATTGAACATTCACTTCAGTTGATTGAAGAAGCATATCAATTAATTAATAGTAATATGTATGTAAAATTACAAGTATCGATCTGTAATACAAGAGCGATATTCTACTATAGACAAAATGAAAATGAGAAAGCTAAATCATCTTTAGAGCAAGGATTAGACATTGCTAAACGATTGAATGTTGAGGACAATTATCAAATTAAATTGTTATATACATTATCTAATATTTATTCTAGTGAAAAAGCATATGACAGATGTTTAGCATATGCACAAACTGCATTAGATATTACGATTAAATCAAATCAATATATGCTATATAGCGAATTAGTATATAATATTGTGAATTCACGCATAGAAATGAACATAAATAACGACAGTGATAAAAAACAATTAGAAGTAGCGCTTTATTTAAGTGAACAGTCTAAAAAATATAACATTACAATATTATTAAGAGACTTGATGAAATTACTATAA
- a CDS encoding Na+/H+ antiporter NhaC family protein, translating to MEQIDKKGSFIALLPLIIFVVLFIGAGLIMHDFNFVPLNVAILIAAVFACAMYPKTPLAKKLDIFTKGAAHPNILLMVFVFLMAGAFSETAKSMGAVSSTVNLGLSLIPGQFLLAGLFIVGAFISVAMGTSMGTVAALAPVGVGISEATDISLALTIATVVGGAMFGDNLSMISDTTIAAVRTQKTKMSDKFKMNFLIVLPGAILTVVILWFMTKDSGMTDAAQGSYSLIKVIPYLFVLISALCGMNVLMVLVLGVIVASLIGLSDGSFTLGDNLKAISDGLISMQDISMIALLIGGMIGLIEYHGGIKWLLNVVTSKVKSKRGAEFGIASLVSVTNLATANNTISIITTGPLAKEIAEDYQIDRRKSASILDIFASTIQGIIPYGAQVLAATSVAGISTVSLLPYSFYPYLLGICGIVSILIGYPRNKKGLKT from the coding sequence ATGGAACAAATAGATAAAAAAGGGTCTTTCATAGCATTGCTACCGTTAATTATATTTGTAGTGCTGTTTATTGGTGCAGGATTAATCATGCATGATTTTAATTTCGTGCCTTTAAATGTTGCGATACTTATTGCTGCTGTATTTGCTTGTGCCATGTATCCAAAGACGCCTTTAGCTAAAAAGTTAGACATTTTTACTAAAGGCGCTGCACATCCTAATATATTGTTAATGGTATTTGTATTCTTAATGGCGGGTGCTTTTAGTGAAACAGCTAAAAGTATGGGTGCAGTGAGTTCAACTGTTAACTTAGGATTATCATTAATACCAGGACAGTTTTTATTAGCTGGATTATTTATTGTAGGTGCTTTTATATCTGTAGCTATGGGAACTTCTATGGGGACTGTAGCTGCACTAGCCCCTGTCGGAGTGGGTATATCTGAAGCAACTGATATATCATTAGCGTTAACAATTGCAACAGTTGTAGGCGGCGCGATGTTTGGTGATAACTTGTCTATGATTTCAGACACTACAATTGCTGCAGTACGAACTCAAAAAACAAAAATGAGCGACAAATTTAAGATGAACTTCTTAATCGTATTACCAGGCGCCATTTTAACAGTCGTTATTTTATGGTTCATGACTAAAGATTCTGGTATGACAGATGCCGCTCAAGGTAGTTATAGTTTAATCAAAGTTATTCCATATTTATTTGTATTAATTAGCGCGCTATGTGGAATGAATGTCCTCATGGTTTTAGTGCTAGGTGTAATCGTTGCAAGCTTGATCGGACTCTCTGATGGCTCATTTACTTTAGGTGATAATCTTAAAGCAATATCTGATGGTTTAATTAGTATGCAAGATATTTCAATGATCGCACTTTTAATCGGCGGTATGATTGGTCTGATTGAATACCATGGAGGTATAAAATGGTTGTTAAACGTTGTTACAAGTAAAGTGAAATCTAAACGAGGCGCAGAATTTGGAATAGCAAGTTTAGTCAGTGTAACGAATTTAGCAACAGCTAATAATACAATTTCCATTATTACAACTGGTCCTTTAGCTAAAGAAATAGCAGAAGATTACCAAATTGATCGAAGAAAGTCTGCAAGTATTCTAGATATATTTGCTAGTACGATTCAAGGTATCATTCCATATGGTGCTCAAGTATTGGCTGCCACTAGTGTAGCGGGTATTTCAACAGTATCGTTGTTACCATATTCATTTTATCCTTACTTATTAGGCATATGTGGCATTGTATCGATATTGATAGGATATCCTAGAAATAAAAAAGGGCTTAAGACATAA
- a CDS encoding winged helix-turn-helix transcriptional regulator — translation MEVTEYNIGVEATIDVIGGKWKPVILCHLKHGTMRTSELKKAIPHITQKMLTQQLRELEKDGIINRIVYQQVPPKVEYEISEYGSSLNDLLEHLCKWGEFHIKKRKEDGELIELDSVEFIDQA, via the coding sequence ATGGAAGTAACAGAATATAATATCGGTGTAGAAGCGACAATAGATGTAATTGGAGGTAAGTGGAAACCCGTTATATTATGTCATTTAAAACACGGAACAATGAGAACATCTGAGCTTAAAAAAGCTATTCCGCATATAACACAAAAAATGCTAACACAACAATTAAGAGAACTAGAGAAAGATGGCATTATTAATCGCATCGTCTATCAACAAGTACCACCAAAAGTAGAATATGAAATATCTGAATATGGTAGTTCTTTAAATGATTTATTAGAACACCTATGTAAATGGGGAGAGTTTCATATTAAAAAAAGAAAAGAAGACGGAGAATTAATAGAGTTAGATTCAGTAGAATTTATCGATCAAGCTTAA
- the iadA gene encoding beta-aspartyl-peptidase, giving the protein MFTIIKNGEVFSPKNIGQQSILIQGKKIIKIGDIDIELLKQLDPNLNIIDAEGHLVIPGIIDPHIHLLGGGGEAGYITRTPEVNLSELIKSGITSVVGLIGTDGLSRTLTNLYSKAKALEAEGISTYMYTGNYHLPVTTITGSIKGDLLLIDKVIGTGEIAINDFRSSIPNTEELAKVIAETTVGGMLGAKAGVTHFHIGTGKHKLKQIHELLENYDVKPNKIYVTHFDKGFDLLDEGIKLSKKGVYVDLTADVNTVECVEYYQSHNGDMGRLTVSSDGHGSLPKFGKKNKLVGYDVAKCSTLTNQLFNLLAQYKNWEDIIPLFTSNVAKVLTLHHKGRIVENYDADILVIDTNKYEIKDVMAKGKIMLADYKVIRKGMFE; this is encoded by the coding sequence ATGTTTACGATTATAAAAAACGGCGAAGTATTTTCACCAAAAAATATCGGCCAACAATCCATACTCATTCAAGGTAAAAAAATCATCAAAATAGGTGATATCGATATCGAACTATTAAAACAACTTGATCCCAATTTAAATATTATCGACGCTGAAGGACATTTAGTTATTCCTGGAATTATAGACCCACATATACATTTACTTGGGGGTGGCGGAGAAGCAGGTTACATAACGCGTACACCTGAAGTTAATTTATCCGAACTTATTAAAAGTGGCATAACAAGTGTTGTTGGTTTAATTGGGACAGATGGATTATCACGAACATTAACGAATCTATACTCTAAAGCTAAAGCACTGGAAGCGGAAGGCATCTCTACATATATGTATACTGGAAACTATCATCTCCCTGTTACAACTATTACAGGTTCAATTAAAGGAGACTTATTATTAATCGATAAAGTAATAGGCACAGGAGAAATAGCGATTAATGATTTCAGATCATCCATTCCAAATACAGAAGAACTTGCTAAGGTTATAGCAGAGACTACTGTCGGAGGAATGTTAGGTGCTAAAGCAGGTGTTACCCACTTCCATATTGGAACTGGTAAACATAAATTAAAACAAATTCACGAGCTACTTGAAAATTACGATGTTAAACCAAATAAAATCTACGTCACACATTTTGATAAAGGATTCGATTTACTTGATGAAGGAATCAAGCTAAGTAAAAAAGGCGTATATGTTGATTTAACTGCAGATGTCAATACAGTAGAATGTGTAGAATACTATCAATCTCATAATGGAGATATGGGCAGACTTACAGTATCTTCAGACGGTCACGGAAGTCTACCTAAATTTGGTAAGAAAAATAAACTCGTAGGATATGACGTCGCCAAATGTAGCACGTTAACAAACCAACTATTTAATTTATTAGCTCAATATAAAAATTGGGAAGACATCATACCATTGTTTACTTCTAATGTTGCAAAAGTATTAACATTGCACCATAAAGGACGTATAGTAGAAAATTATGATGCAGATATTTTAGTAATAGATACAAATAAATACGAAATTAAAGATGTCATGGCCAAAGGGAAAATAATGTTAGCTGATTATAAAGTCATTAGAAAAGGTATGTTTGAATAA
- a CDS encoding M4 family metallopeptidase gives MYNTKKVLTAGFASVVVLSLSLSNVAIAKESSPLDQKELKALPKQEVSSKTEAQEVLSQLPGNPNIKESYKQFEVTNEFKDNLGYTHYTLKPKVDNIVVEDKEVKIHTNNNKELELVNGDVNTETVTYTNKQSLSKDDAINKAFESIGKNQNEVKNIAGQNVINQEELVINAEKKKLVYNVEIIYLDPEPARWEIKIDAETGKVLSKKNKIEHIAGSGVGVNGDTKKPLNLTEVSNGYGLQDETHTGTIHTYDAKNGTSNATLMTDSDTIFNDKNQAAGVDAHFNAAKTYDYYLNTHQRDSYDGNGAEINSIVHYDKNYNNAFWNGQYMVYGDGDGQTFTSLSAADDVVAHELTHAVTEHSAHLVYENQPGALNESMSDVFGYFVDPDDWLMGEDVYTPGKDGDGLRSLSNPEQYNQPAHMNAYQDLPNTEQGDYGGVHINSGIPNKAAYLTISKIGKEKSEAIYYRALTQYLSSNASFLDAKFALKQAASDIYGANSTEEQEVVNAWNSVGVSG, from the coding sequence ATGTACAATACAAAAAAGGTTTTAACAGCAGGATTTGCTTCAGTAGTCGTGCTATCGTTAAGTTTATCAAATGTCGCGATTGCTAAAGAAAGTAGTCCATTAGATCAAAAAGAATTAAAAGCATTACCTAAACAAGAAGTTAGTTCAAAAACGGAAGCGCAAGAAGTGTTAAGCCAATTACCAGGAAATCCGAATATTAAAGAGAGTTATAAACAATTTGAAGTTACAAATGAGTTTAAAGATAATTTAGGATATACACATTACACATTAAAACCTAAAGTTGATAATATCGTTGTTGAAGATAAAGAAGTTAAAATACATACTAACAACAATAAAGAGCTAGAACTCGTTAATGGTGATGTAAATACAGAAACGGTTACATATACAAATAAACAAAGTTTATCTAAAGATGATGCTATTAATAAAGCTTTTGAAAGCATTGGTAAAAATCAAAATGAAGTAAAAAATATTGCTGGTCAAAATGTTATTAATCAAGAAGAACTAGTCATCAATGCTGAAAAGAAAAAACTCGTTTATAATGTCGAAATCATATACTTAGATCCAGAACCTGCACGTTGGGAAATTAAAATTGATGCAGAAACTGGAAAAGTATTAAGCAAGAAGAATAAAATAGAACATATAGCTGGAAGTGGCGTAGGTGTTAATGGAGATACTAAAAAACCATTAAATTTAACAGAAGTCAGTAACGGCTATGGATTACAAGATGAAACACATACCGGCACAATCCATACGTATGATGCTAAAAATGGCACATCCAATGCAACTTTAATGACTGATAGTGATACGATATTTAATGATAAGAACCAAGCAGCTGGTGTAGATGCGCATTTTAATGCAGCTAAAACATATGATTATTATTTAAATACACATCAAAGAGATAGCTATGATGGTAACGGAGCGGAAATAAACTCCATTGTTCATTATGATAAAAATTATAATAATGCTTTTTGGAATGGGCAGTATATGGTTTATGGTGATGGAGATGGTCAAACATTCACGTCATTATCTGCAGCAGATGACGTTGTTGCGCATGAATTAACACATGCTGTTACTGAGCATAGCGCCCACCTTGTTTATGAAAATCAACCTGGTGCATTAAATGAGTCAATGTCAGATGTATTTGGTTACTTTGTAGATCCAGATGATTGGTTAATGGGTGAGGATGTTTATACACCAGGTAAAGATGGAGACGGCTTAAGAAGTCTTTCAAACCCTGAACAGTATAACCAACCTGCTCACATGAATGCTTACCAAGACTTACCAAACACTGAACAAGGAGACTACGGTGGTGTGCATATTAATAGTGGTATACCAAATAAAGCTGCATACTTAACTATTTCTAAAATTGGTAAAGAAAAATCAGAAGCGATTTATTATAGAGCACTGACACAATACTTAAGTTCTAATGCTTCATTCTTAGATGCGAAATTTGCATTAAAACAAGCAGCCTCAGATATTTATGGCGCAAACTCAACTGAAGAACAAGAAGTTGTAAATGCATGGAATTCAGTCGGCGTTTCCGGATAA
- a CDS encoding tyrosine-protein phosphatase — protein MIDIHNHLLYVLDDGPLDAESMLELAREAEKIGITDLVATPHYIKHRFKNSADIVTARTEEVQAILNDNGIDIKVYPSQEIHMFGNELAGLKSGELLPITEGSRYVLIEFPFFSVPDFANKTFDQLFDAGYRPLLAHPERIIPIQDNPQILFDLIERGALCQVTAGSLVDKYGEDAKRIADYLLDQDAIHIVGSDAHNTSNRNFHIKEAYDYIERTKGIDKVNQLKENARKVLNNENI, from the coding sequence ATGATAGATATTCACAATCATTTATTATATGTATTAGATGATGGTCCATTAGATGCTGAAAGTATGCTTGAGTTAGCACGTGAAGCTGAAAAAATAGGAATAACTGATTTAGTTGCAACACCTCACTATATCAAACATCGTTTTAAAAATAGTGCAGACATCGTCACAGCAAGAACAGAAGAAGTACAAGCGATACTAAATGACAATGGAATTGATATAAAAGTGTATCCTAGCCAGGAAATTCATATGTTTGGTAATGAGTTAGCTGGATTGAAATCAGGAGAATTGTTACCTATTACTGAAGGATCAAGATATGTATTAATTGAATTTCCATTCTTTTCAGTTCCAGACTTTGCGAATAAAACATTTGACCAATTGTTCGATGCAGGTTATCGTCCTTTGTTAGCCCATCCAGAACGTATTATTCCTATACAAGATAATCCTCAAATTTTATTTGATTTAATCGAAAGAGGTGCACTTTGCCAAGTAACGGCAGGTTCTTTAGTCGATAAATATGGTGAAGACGCTAAAAGAATTGCTGATTATTTATTAGATCAAGATGCTATTCATATTGTGGGAAGTGATGCACATAACACTTCAAATAGAAATTTTCATATAAAAGAGGCATATGATTATATTGAACGTACTAAAGGAATCGATAAAGTAAATCAATTAAAAGAAAATGCTCGAAAAGTGCTAAATAACGAAAATATTTAA
- a CDS encoding YhgE/Pip domain-containing protein, whose protein sequence is MVILKKPFEIFREDIKNIKRVPFVIILLLGLSILPSFYAWFNLSSSWDPYNNTEGIKIAVVNEDEGAKLDGKNINVGNQLVKQLKDNDKFGWDFVNRKTADDGVEKGDYYASIYLHKTFSEEVTSIYHKKPKKAVIDYKVNEKSNAIAPKMTNAGASSIVDSLNKEFGENATQALLKEANQVGLDIENELPTMSKIKNAIFTAEDNLPEIEEFKEKVIEIDEHQGDIDHYKNEFESLGNYKGDINNGVEKINEVNGKMGEINQAAQLITTLNSKMPEIESALSKVSKVQEQFPKINKGVPQGIEATEKALVALNQAEQYLPKLNNKLDKYEADAKKAQQKTEKANDKLKAEEKNKETSKDKNSKEDSNQFEEDANTEQNKNEENKSANKTEEQSDEQPKEQTEEQSEENKNDTQNSDEQENNEQESETSEDETASTAFNKDNIVTTQQAYEEDNAENQDKSKEVLNDQDIQDMKSALSESLTALADYSNEQATMNKKDLDSMKAINQSIMISQDSEQLTDTVKNNQSRLKQGVEFNHSMINILSELQKSEGMDTSTAISQFESVNKDLQNVIDGQDSLMNALSNGQSGKEQVLSLDKLIDSNLVSLDHLIKYSSNDFKSTLMQGVDQIDSALIKGIDDISTIRNSMNMIEDVIQNGKSSLQNGHDLLVSINNELPELERKFNNINEVAQTNFPAFKEQVGKGANYVENELPNVQSEIANIAQFSNEDLPAMIDKYDRAVQLIDGNLPEAQKEIHDLAEFARNDLPSIEKDIKKAANKAREIDEDDTVHDLIKLLKNDLKKQADVIAHPIELKEEALFSVSNYGTASTPFYTSLAMWVGALLLSNLLTTDIKNPKIKHKYSLREIFVGKSFIFIIIGVVQSIIVSLGNIFILGADIDNRWLFVLLSVLVSIVFISIVYTLVSLFGNVGKALAMVMMVLQIAGGGGTFPIQVTPKFFQAIHPFLPFTYAVDALREAVGGVVPEILIYNLMFLVLFGVVIFTIGFIVKPKLDPWKNKTIKRAEDSYLME, encoded by the coding sequence GTGGTTATTTTGAAGAAACCTTTTGAAATTTTTAGAGAAGATATTAAAAATATTAAACGTGTGCCATTTGTCATTATATTGTTGTTAGGATTATCAATCTTACCTTCATTTTACGCATGGTTTAATTTGAGTTCGTCATGGGATCCATATAATAATACGGAAGGGATTAAAATTGCAGTCGTTAACGAAGATGAGGGTGCAAAATTAGATGGTAAAAATATTAATGTAGGTAATCAACTCGTCAAACAGCTAAAAGACAATGATAAATTTGGTTGGGATTTCGTCAATCGTAAAACAGCTGATGATGGTGTGGAAAAAGGTGATTATTATGCTTCTATTTATTTACATAAAACTTTTTCTGAAGAAGTTACAAGTATTTACCATAAGAAACCTAAAAAAGCAGTAATCGATTATAAAGTAAATGAAAAATCAAATGCGATTGCTCCGAAAATGACGAATGCTGGTGCATCATCAATTGTAGATTCATTAAATAAAGAGTTCGGGGAGAATGCGACACAAGCCTTATTAAAAGAAGCAAATCAAGTCGGATTAGATATTGAAAATGAATTACCAACTATGAGTAAAATCAAAAATGCGATTTTTACAGCAGAAGATAATCTTCCTGAAATAGAAGAATTTAAAGAAAAAGTTATAGAAATAGATGAACATCAAGGTGATATTGATCATTATAAAAATGAATTTGAATCATTAGGGAACTACAAAGGTGATATTAATAACGGTGTAGAAAAAATTAACGAAGTAAACGGTAAGATGGGTGAAATTAACCAAGCTGCACAGTTAATTACGACACTCAATTCTAAAATGCCTGAAATTGAAAGTGCATTATCAAAAGTTTCAAAAGTTCAAGAACAATTTCCGAAAATTAACAAAGGCGTACCTCAAGGTATTGAAGCAACTGAAAAAGCATTAGTAGCTTTAAATCAAGCCGAACAATATTTGCCTAAATTAAATAATAAATTGGACAAATATGAAGCTGATGCAAAGAAAGCTCAACAAAAAACTGAGAAAGCGAATGACAAGCTTAAAGCAGAAGAGAAAAATAAGGAAACTTCAAAAGATAAAAACAGTAAAGAGGACTCTAATCAGTTTGAAGAAGATGCTAATACTGAGCAAAATAAAAACGAAGAGAATAAATCTGCAAACAAAACTGAAGAGCAATCTGATGAACAACCTAAGGAACAAACTGAAGAGCAATCTGAAGAAAATAAAAATGACACTCAAAATTCTGATGAACAAGAAAATAATGAACAAGAATCAGAGACTTCAGAAGATGAAACAGCATCAACAGCGTTTAATAAAGACAACATCGTCACAACTCAACAAGCATATGAGGAAGATAACGCTGAAAATCAGGACAAGTCTAAAGAAGTGTTAAATGATCAAGATATTCAAGATATGAAATCTGCACTTAGTGAGTCTTTAACAGCTTTAGCTGACTATAGCAATGAACAAGCAACAATGAATAAAAAAGATTTAGATAGTATGAAAGCCATTAATCAAAGTATAATGATAAGTCAAGATAGCGAACAGCTGACAGATACAGTGAAAAACAATCAATCTCGCTTAAAACAAGGTGTAGAATTTAATCATTCGATGATTAATATATTAAGTGAATTACAAAAATCTGAAGGAATGGATACGTCAACAGCCATTTCACAATTTGAATCTGTGAATAAAGATTTACAAAATGTAATTGATGGTCAAGATAGCCTTATGAACGCTTTAAGCAATGGACAGTCTGGAAAAGAACAAGTATTGTCATTGGATAAACTTATAGATTCTAATTTAGTATCTTTAGATCATTTAATTAAATATAGTAGCAATGACTTTAAATCCACTTTAATGCAAGGTGTTGATCAAATAGACTCGGCATTAATTAAAGGTATAGACGACATATCTACGATAAGAAATTCAATGAATATGATTGAAGATGTTATTCAAAATGGGAAAAGTTCATTGCAAAATGGACATGATTTATTAGTGAGTATTAACAACGAATTGCCAGAACTTGAAAGGAAATTTAATAATATTAATGAAGTTGCACAAACTAACTTCCCTGCATTCAAAGAACAAGTAGGTAAAGGTGCAAATTATGTTGAAAATGAACTGCCAAATGTTCAGTCTGAAATAGCAAATATAGCACAATTTTCAAATGAAGATTTACCTGCAATGATTGATAAATATGATAGAGCTGTACAATTGATAGATGGAAATCTACCAGAAGCTCAAAAAGAAATTCATGATTTAGCAGAATTTGCTAGAAATGATTTACCAAGTATTGAAAAAGATATTAAAAAAGCAGCGAATAAAGCGAGAGAAATAGATGAAGATGATACTGTTCATGACCTGATTAAGTTATTGAAAAATGATTTGAAAAAACAAGCAGATGTTATAGCGCATCCTATAGAACTAAAAGAAGAAGCATTGTTCAGTGTTTCTAACTATGGAACAGCAAGTACGCCATTCTATACATCTTTGGCGATGTGGGTTGGTGCATTACTATTATCTAATTTATTAACAACTGATATTAAAAATCCTAAAATTAAACATAAATATTCATTAAGAGAAATTTTTGTCGGAAAGAGCTTCATATTTATAATTATAGGTGTTGTACAGTCAATCATAGTATCTTTAGGAAATATATTTATATTAGGTGCTGATATAGATAATAGATGGTTATTTGTACTACTATCTGTTCTTGTGTCTATCGTGTTTATCAGTATTGTTTATACACTTGTTTCATTATTCGGTAATGTCGGCAAAGCGCTTGCGATGGTCATGATGGTTTTACAAATTGCTGGAGGCGGGGGAACATTCCCAATACAAGTTACGCCGAAGTTCTTCCAAGCGATTCATCCATTTTTACCGTTTACTTATGCTGTAGATGCATTACGAGAAGCGGTAGGAGGCGTAGTGCCAGAAATATTAATTTATAATTTAATGTTTTTAGTATTGTTTGGTGTTGTCATATTCACGATAGGATTTATTGTTAAACCTAAACTTGATCCATGGAAAAACAAGACAATCAAACGTGCAGAAGATAGTTATTTAATGGAGTAA
- a CDS encoding MFS transporter, protein MKNKFSNQLALISLAISAFAIGSTEFISVGLLPLIKDAFDVTISLAGLTVSLYAIGVTVGAPILTPLTNNMKRKKVLILIMIVFIIANVCAGMATSFTLLLAMRVLSAFSHGVFMSIATTIAADLVPPHKRSSAIALMFTGLTVATITGVPFGTWVGQHYGYEMSFYTIAIIGLISLIANISFVPKNLTEYKQAPIKKQLAVFKNKPLMIIYLITALGYGGTFVVYTYLTEILTHILGYETNSIVLILILYGVVVAIGNTLGGKLTNHAPTKALTIIFLLQAFTLLLVGFTLHFHAVGLVSILLMGLFAFMNVPGLQLIVVLFAERNSKETVNFASSLNISAFNVGITLGSVIGGFILNHFSLSFTPYFAFIMVMMASILMFVVNKNETTESLQTTC, encoded by the coding sequence ATGAAGAATAAATTTTCAAATCAACTTGCTCTTATCTCACTTGCTATATCTGCTTTTGCTATAGGTTCTACTGAATTCATCAGTGTTGGCTTATTACCTTTAATAAAAGACGCTTTTGACGTCACAATATCTCTAGCAGGATTAACTGTATCTTTATATGCTATTGGAGTTACTGTAGGTGCGCCTATTTTAACGCCTTTAACGAATAATATGAAAAGAAAAAAAGTGCTCATACTTATCATGATTGTTTTTATAATCGCTAATGTATGTGCAGGAATGGCTACATCATTTACTTTATTATTAGCAATGAGAGTTCTCAGCGCTTTCTCTCATGGTGTGTTTATGTCGATTGCTACAACTATAGCAGCAGATTTAGTACCGCCACATAAACGTTCTAGTGCAATTGCGCTTATGTTCACAGGTTTAACAGTCGCTACAATAACTGGTGTCCCATTCGGTACATGGGTCGGCCAACATTATGGATATGAAATGTCATTTTATACAATTGCTATTATTGGACTCATCAGTTTAATCGCAAATATATCATTTGTCCCTAAAAATTTAACTGAATACAAACAAGCACCTATCAAAAAACAACTTGCAGTATTTAAGAACAAACCACTTATGATTATTTATTTAATAACTGCACTAGGCTATGGTGGGACTTTTGTAGTCTACACATATTTAACTGAAATTCTCACTCATATTTTAGGTTATGAAACGAACAGTATCGTGCTCATTTTAATTTTATATGGAGTTGTGGTTGCGATTGGTAATACTTTAGGGGGTAAATTAACGAATCATGCGCCTACTAAAGCATTAACCATCATTTTCTTACTGCAAGCTTTCACACTATTGCTTGTAGGTTTCACACTTCACTTCCATGCTGTTGGATTAGTAAGTATTTTATTAATGGGGCTGTTTGCTTTTATGAACGTACCTGGTCTACAACTCATCGTCGTATTATTTGCGGAGAGAAATAGTAAAGAGACAGTCAATTTTGCATCTAGTTTAAACATATCTGCATTTAATGTTGGTATTACACTAGGCTCAGTTATCGGTGGATTTATATTAAATCATTTTTCTTTATCTTTCACACCTTACTTTGCATTCATAATGGTTATGATGGCGAGTATATTAATGTTTGTCGTCAATAAAAATGAAACAACTGAATCGCTTCAAACAACTTGTTAA